AATGCAATGGTTCGCACCCGACAAGCCTGGTCGCCGGCTTGATGTGCGTCGTTTTTGATAAAATTAAATCACAGTTGCTCCGAGGAGTGAAACGACGAGGAATCTCCGCTCTCGAAGGAATACTTACCTCTAACGCGGAGATTCTTCGCTCCCGTTGGTCGCTCAGAATGACATGCCGTCACTTATGGGTATCACCAAATAATGTCTGGTGGCGGAGTGCGGAATTTACGCCGCACTCCTTAAACAAACCTATAAAACCGATAGAGGGCTTAATTTTGGGAACTAAGGTAGGGGATATTATTAAAATGAATAAAGTGAAAAAAGTGTTTTTACCAATATTGCCGGTGCTGTTTTTGCTGTTGGCCGCGCATCTTGTTTTGGCCCAGGTGTTGGGCAACAACCACCTGAACATCTCCAAGGCCACTATAGATGCCGGCTATCCGGCCATTGCCGTTAGCCAGAATCAAGATAATATTGGCATGGTCTGGGCCGACCGCTACCCTGGCGGTAATGCGGCGCAAGGCCCTATTTACATTAAAATGGCCAACGATGGTTACACGCTTGATCGCCGCTTTACGGTTGACAATTCCAATTCAGTCTCCGACCAGTCGTGGGCCCCGGCTGTGGCCAGCGATCCCATTAACCAGGCCAATATGCATGTGGTGTGGACCAATTTACGCGAAGAGGGGGGGAAAAAGTATTACACCATCTATTACGCCCTTTGCCAAACAACTGCTGCCTCCTCCTGTAGCCAGGAAACAAAAATACAGGAAGTTAATAATACCGATGACTTTAGGGTTGTGAGCGCCCCCAAAATAGCTGTTTCCCAACATCCTGCCGGCACCGCGCTGCATGTGGTATGGCAATTCATTGATTCAAGAAGCTCGCCCACTCAAACCTTGATTTATTACAGCGGCAAGCCGGTTGGGGCAAGCTCATGGACACAGCCGTTTACGGTTTCCAATGACCCCTCTCTTGAACTGGCCTCGCATCCGGCCATTGCTGTTTCCAGGGATGCGACGCATTCTTACCTTCACGTGGCCTGGGCCAGCGACACGGATCGGGATAATAAATTCAATGAACAAATCAAGTACAAGCGGGCCACGTTGAATGCCACCAGCGGCGGCGTGACCGGTTGGAGTGGTGTCCAACAATTTGTTAAGTATGCCAATCAGCATCCAGATTATCCCTATATAGTCGCGATTTCCAACACGGTCATGCTGGTCTGGGACGAGTTGAGTGTGATTCCCACCCCGAGTAGTTGGCCCGCCGATGAGCAATACTACGCTATCTATAATCTCTCCGAGGATAGCGGCGTTAACTTTGATGGAGCCAAAGACTTTTATACCCCCGCCGTCAAACATCGGTCCGACCCTAATCCCAGTTCTTCCGATGAAAATTTTCATAAATCACCCCATGCGGGACGGCTGCAAATACAAGTGGCCGCCGAATTGGTCACCACCCCTGTAGTAACAACTATTGTGCATGCCGTTTGGCATGAAACCAATAACGCCGGCGCCTCGTATTGGCACGATGTGCGTTACAGCCTTTTTGAGGATGGTGAATGGTCTTACCCAAGCGATAATGAAACAGAAAACAAAAAATTTGGCAGCAACCCCGGCGCACAGTATTACTCAATGTCGCCCCGCTTTACGGTGGTGGATGGGGACATCTATGCGCTTTACATGGAAGGCAAGGAGGAAGGTGAGTATCAGCTTGACGAACCCAAGGTATTTGACGTGATTTACAACGGCACCGTTGCCCTAACCGATACCACTACCAATAATCCAACCGACCAGGCGGGGGGGCCTTACCTGCCCATCATCGTCAAAAGAAGGTCATAATTAACGCCGGGGTTACGGATTCTATATGCCAGAAAACAACCGGCCGGCCCGGCCGCAAGGTGGTTCTGAGAAGATCAAAAAGAAAAAAAGGAAGACCGGACCTTTTGTGTTTCAATCGCTCAAACGGCGAGATATTTTGATTTTGGTAACGTTTTGGCTGACCAGTATTTGTGTGGTGGCGTTGGTGTTGGGCTTTTTTATGCTCAGGATGTCGGACCTGAGCCGGCCGGTTTACAAAATAACGCCCGGCGAGGTGACGGCCCGCAGCCTTTACCCCCTGGCCGAAGCCGCGGCCCGGGCCTGGGAAAGCGATGTGCAGTTTGTCAACGCCTCGGCCACCTGGAATCACGCTTCGATGGCGGCGCTGGAGCAGCCGGTAGAATGGGTTTACCGTTTTTACTCGCCGGGGTTACAACGCATTTTGTTTGTCATTGTCACCCCGGAACAGGAGGTGATGGTGCGGCCGCATCTGGAAAAGAACCGGCGCGAAACCCGCCTGGTAAACCTGGATAGTTGGCGCATGGACAGCCCGGCGGCCATTACCGAGTGGTTGAACCATGGCGGCGGCCGGTGGTTGCAAGAATCGCTCAATCCGGTGGTTTCGGCTCAACTGTCTTACAGCACCGCCGAAAACGCCCTGGTCTGGACCATTTCGGGCCTGAATGTGGAAACCGGCCAAAGTATAGATTATGTGGTCAAGGCTGAATAATCATGATTACCCTGGTTATGCCAAGATTTTTTGTTACTACTCAGTCCCATGTCATTTCGAGGTCGGAGGCCGAGAAATCTCCTTCTCAAGGTACGGCTTTAAGGAGATTTCTCCCTTTGGTCGAAATGACATGCCTGAACAGTTATGATTTTTCGAGACCAAATAAGTGGTAGAAAGGTGTACAAAATGAAACAGTTCATTATTTCCTGGCGGCAAAAATTAAATGGCAGCAAACGTGGCCAGAGCCTGGTAGAGATGGCCATTATTACGCCGTTGTTGCTTTTTTTGTTTCTGGGTGTGTTTGAAGTGGGTTGGGCCTTGCGGGGGTACCTGGTGCTGGCCAATGTGAACCGGGAAACTGTGCGCTATGGCGTAAAAAACGGCATTTTGGATTATTCCATCAAAGATCCCGCCACGGTTGGTTATGATGTGGTTTTATCCCATACCCTCAATAGCCTGTCCGACCAACTGCCGCTTAAATTTGACGCCGGTGATTCCAATGCCACCATCATTATGTCGCATTTTTATGTGGACACCGGTTACCCTTGCATCATATACCAGGGCGTCAATCCCAAGGTGCCTTACGAATTCGACCCCACCTGTGACTGCAACGAAGATAACCCGGCCGACCCGCAGTGGTTTACGCGCGACGATTTGATCTTGCATCCCGACACGCCGGGTTACGCGTATTACGCCCAAATTTATGGCATTAATAAAACCACCCGGTTGGGGGGGGGCAGTTACCAGGCCATGGCCGATCAATTGGCCCTGGAAAATAACCAGTTGAATTGTAATGTCCTCAAAACCGGGACCACGGGCGAATTGTCCAGCAATAACGTATTTATTGCCGAAACTTTTTACGACCAACCCCAATTGTTGGGCGTGCCCTTTCTGGCCAATCGGCTCACCAATCCTATCCCTTTTTACACCCACACGGCCATGCGCATTGTTGTTTCCCGGGATGCCAATACCACCAACTCGGTTGGCCCTACTTGCACCGTTTATCCTATCACCTTTCCTCAATTGGTCAATCCTATCACCGGCACCACCGTTATAGATGCGTATGAGGGTGCTCCTCCTGGCGGTTTTGGTTGGTTGAATTGGGATCCCGGCGATAACAGCAATACTTATGTGGCCGAAGAATTACACAACCCCGTTTTGACAATGCATGATTTTATGGGCCTCAAGCCCTCGCCAGATTTGAGTCCCGACCCAACAAATACGGGATTCAATGTTGGTGATTGGGTGTCGGGTAAAACCGGGGTGAGCAACTCTGATGCGGTTATGGATGAGTTGGAGAAGCTGGTAAATAAAACCATTTTGGTGCCTGTTTACGATACTCATGGGGGAAGTGGTTCAAATAAAGGTTACCATGTGGCTCACATCGCCAGAATTACCATCAACAAGATTTGCCTGCCGCGAAGCAGCGCCAGTTGTTATACGCCCGGTTCAAAATCAATCCATGCCACCTTTGAAGGCTACGCCGACGAGTCTTGCCAGTAAATCCAAACCCTAAAGGTTTCGGGCAAACCGGCAGTTGGCAAACCTTTAAGGGTTTCTTGACTGTTACAAACTGTTAGTATTCAGGTAACTGTTTACCCATGTCATTTCGACCGAAGGGAGAAATCTCCAAGAGTGCCACGCCATAGGGATTTCTCGGCCTATGGCCTCGAAATGACATGAAGGTGAGCAGTTACGTATTCAGTAGGATGTAAGCGAGGTTTGCTATGTTATTTATGCCAACAGTTTCCTCTAAAATAAAACGTTTCGTCTCACGCCGCATTCCTCAACAAAAAGGGCAGAGCATTATCATTTTGGCTTTTGCCTTTATGGGCTTGATTGCCATGCTGGGCCTGGCCCTGGACTTGGGCCTGGTTTACATTGAGCGCACGCGCATTAAACGCGCCGTTGACGCGGCTACCCTGGCGGCCGTGGTGGAATTGCCCAACGAAGAAAAAGCCTATCTGAGGGCCATTGGCTACCTGGACCAGAACGGCTACCGGCTGCGGAATCCGGCCGGCCAGCCCCAGGTAAATGTTTACGTCAGGGGCTGCGCCCACGACGGCTATTTGCGCGAAGCCAACTTCAAAAACTATCACGATACCACCACCGCCCCTATTCGGGCCACCAAGTTGGTGAGTGATACCAGCGGCACGCAAAATATCCTCTACCATCTTTATTTCCCCTCTACCGGCAACCCCGTAGCCGATCCCGTGGGCGAATTTTATATAGATACCCGCTCCTATCAATCCAAGGTCAGCGGTGTATATTCGCCCGATATCGAACAGTGTAATCCGGGCGCCGATATTTTGGGCACGGCCAATAAAATTTTTATCAACGGCGACATCCCGGTGGGCATGAACTTTATGCAATTCTTTGGCTTTGGCGAGGTGCCGGTGTCGGATGAGGCTATTGCCCAAAATGTGACCAACCTGGACGTGGCCGTTGTTTTTGACATGTCCGGCTCCATGCAGTTTGACACCAACTGCTTTGGCTGCTACGAACCCTATGGCGAGGGCACAATTGACTGGGATGATTTGCCTACGCACGATCCCAATTTTAGCATCCAGTATCCAAATCCGGCTTATCTCCACCCCATTCCCACCGACCACCTGCCCAAAGGCACCATGACCGCCGGCAGCGGCGGGATAGGCAACAATACCGGCCAATTGTGTTGGCAGCGCGACAGCAATACGGTTGAATACTACACCATTGGCGGCAGCGGCGACGCGCGCCGCTACGTGGTGATTGAGGCCGAACTTTACTCCTTGAATACCTCCCTGCTGGCCGGTTTTTACCGCCAGCCGGGGCGCGGCTACTGGGCCGTTCAGCACACCAACTGGCGCACCGTTGATAGAATGATGGGGTCTGGCAGTACAGCGGTGGGGGCTATGCCTATCTTGTCGTCTTACAGCCGTGGCTCCTGGGTTTCGCATCACCCCTACGTGAGTTGGTCCCTTTCTCCTGATCCGCCCACCTTTCTGGGCGTCCCTTTTGGCCACGATTATACCCTGGATGAGGCGCGGAATAAACCTAACGACGTCCCCAGCCTGGAATATGATTTTGTCACCGCCAGCGACTGGGAAACGAGCACCACCAACGATGATACCCGCATCTGGGCCCGCGTTCAGGCCGGCTACACGTATTGGGCCGAGGGGGATAGGATCATTTACTGGGCCGTGTATGAATACGAAGACCTGTACACTGCCGCCGGGGGAGACCCCACCCTGGCCACGCCGCTGGGGAGCGGCCAGATTGAAAAATCCAGAACGGATCAAAAGGCGTACAGTGGGGCTGCGTATGGCGGCGCCGATGCCGATGATTGGCGGTGGACAGAATTGACCAGTACTTCAACCAAATTAAATCTTGAAAACGGCAAACGTTACACCCTAAAAATTTGGGCGGGCCAAACCGGCTACGACATTGACCAGATTGTGATTGGCAACCGCAACGACACCAGTTTTACCGGCAATTATAATAGCGGCTCAACCAACCTCCAGGCCACCCGCGGCTCGGCTTTCCGGCAGGCCTGCAACCGCTGTAACCCCATTTATGGCCTCACCGTTGACCAGGCGGATTGCGTGCACCCCATAGACAATGGGGCCAGCACGGTGAAGCACGATGATTACGACCAGAGCGACCCTAACAATAACCCCCTCTTTAGCGGCTACCAGCCTATTCGCGGGGCCAAAGAGTCGCTCAAGCGGTTCATCTCCAAGTTGGACCCCCAATTCGACCAGGTAGGCATTGTCAGCTATAGCACCAGTACCCCGAGCGCGGGCCGAACGGAACTGCGCTGCCGGCGTTATCTTCCGGCCAGCCAATGTTTTATGGGCACCAATCCCATCAGTTTTACCGAGGTGCTGGAGACGGTTGAGATGTTACCCCCCAACGGCAGCACCAATATGGCCGAGGGGATGATGAGAGGGTTAGAAATGCTGGGCATTGACCCCCCCGACGGCCTGGGCGGCGCTTTAGACAATACTTGCCAGGACCCCACCGACCATTGCAGCCGGGGCGGGGCGGCCCGGCGCATCTTGATTGTGATGACCGACGGTATAGCCAATCTGGACCCCGGCGGCGTATGCGACGACAATAATTCTGCTTACTATACCCTGTGGCCGCCAGACACTTATTCCTCGGATTCGGAAGCCCAGGCCACAGATTGCGCCATGTTTTATGCCAAGGTGGCCGCCGAGAACAATGTGACCATTTATACCATTGGCCTGGGCAACGGCGTTGATGTGGAGTTTTTGGAAGCGATCGCCACATTGCCGGGTTCCAACGGCCAATATTTTGGCGCGTTATCGCCGGCCCAGTTGGACGGTATTTTTGACACGATTTTGAAGAGCGTTTCCGTTCGCCTGATCCAATAAGATTGTAAATTAAGAAACACGCTCTCAGCTCAAACTCTGTCTCATTCTTTGGGGCAGAGTTTTTGTTTGTTCAACAACCTGGCCGGTTTCAAGAACTGATCCAAGCCGGCCGGGTAGGACAAAGGTTCAGGCGCAACGTTATAGGGCTTATGGTATAATAAAAGACGGGTGAAGTTGAATAATAACTTTTAGAAAATGTTGCAGGGAGACTTTTGAACCAAATAGCCCCCGTACTCGACATTATATCCTCTCTTTCCGCCCCGGCGGCTCTGGATGAATTGCTGGCCGAATTTATAGCCAAAACCGTTCAACTGGCGGGCGCCGACGGCGGCACGGTTTTTAAGGGCCAGGCTAAAAGCGACACTATCATTGTTTTGGCCAATTATGTATCTCCCGCCGTGTCAACGCCTTTTGGCGACGTCAGTCATCAGGGGGCGGCTTACCCCCTGGCCCATTATCCGGCTATGGCTCAGGCGTTGCGCGCGCAAACCCCTCTCCTGGTTCGGGTGGACGACCCTGCCGTAGCTGAGGCGGACAAAGAGTTGCTCAGTGCCTTTCACTGGACCGGCGCGCTCTTGATCCCCATGGCGCGCCAGCAACAGGCCGTTGGCTTATTGAGTTTATACGTGGTCAACTGGCGCGACGGCCAATTTACCGCTGAGGTAGTGCAACTTTGCCAAACTTTGGCCAACCAGGCCGCGCTTATCCTTGAAAATGATCGGCTTTATCACGAAGTAGAAGATGGGCAATTGATTGCCGAAGCTATGCAGGTGATTGGCCGGGCGCTGGCCTCGGAATTGGATTACGAGCGTATTGTGCGCAACGTGGCCGACTTTGCCTACCGCTTGGTAAACGCGCAGTTTGTTTATGTGGCTGTACCGGAAAATGAAGGCTTTCGCCTGGTGGCCCGGGCCGGATGGGATAGGCCGGATACAGGGGCCGGTTGCAAATCCAACGCCACGTTAAATTTTTTAGATCATCATCCTTTGGCCCAGGCTGTCCGGGAAAAGCGCCCCATTATCATTGCCGATACCCTGGACAGGGCTATTTTGGCCCCGGGGCCGGAGAAAGACGGGTCAGATTGGCGGGCTATGGTGGCGGCGCCGCTGCTTTCTCATAATCGGGTGGTTGGCGTATTAGCCGCTTATGCTGTTCAGCCCAATTGTTTCAAGGCCAATGATGTGGCTACTTTGATGTCGTTGGCCAGTCAGGCCGCGGTGGCTATTCAAAACGCTCAATTTTTTGCTCAACTTGGGGCGCAGCGCCAGGAACTGCGCCAGGTTTCTCTGCGCCTGGTCAATGCCCAGGAAGAAGAACGCCGCCGCATCTCCCGAGAACTGCACGACGAATTGGGCCAGGCGCTCACCGCCCTCAAGATCAATTTAGATGTAGCCCGCCGTTCGTTGCCGCCGGAGGCCGCTCCTAAACTCAAGCAGAGTGTCCACGAGGCCGGTTCGTTGGCCGTGCAAACCCTGGAAATAGCCCGGAATCTGTCGCTGGAATTGCACCCGGCCATCCTGGACGACCTGGGCCTGGTTTCAGCTTTGCGTTGGGAGGTTGATCGTTACGAGCAGCGCACCGGCCAGGCCGTCCACTTAAAAACTGATCTGGCTGATGCGGCGCTCCAGCCAGAATTAGAAATCACCATTTATCGCCTGATCATCGAAGCCCTGACCAACGTGGCCCGGCACGCCCAGGCCGATTCCGTTTTGGTGCAGGTGGGGGTAAAAAATGGTCAAGTCATTATCCGGGTTGAGGATGATGGGGTAGGTTTTGATATGGCCGGCTGGTTGAGTTCACCTGCCGCCCGGCAGAGCCTGGGGTTGGTGAGCATGCGCGAGCGAGCCGGATTGTTGGGCGGACAATTAGACGTTATCTCTCAACCTGGCCTGGGCACAAGGATTTTGGCCAAACTGCCCCTCAGCCGATGAGTCATAAAGGAGAAAAATGAATGTTCCAAGCAAGAGTGCTGTTGGTAGAAGACCATATTGTGGTGCGCCAGGGAATCAAGGCGCTCCTGTCCGACGAACCGGATATTGAAATTGTGGGCGAAGCCGACAATGGTCGGGAGGCTTTGCCCCTGGTAGAAACGCTGCAACCCAACCTTGTGTTAATGGACATCTCGATGCCTGGCCTGAACGGCATTGAAGCCACGCGCCAGATTCTACAGCGTTACCCCCAGGTTAAAGTGATTATTCTTTCTATGCATGCCAGCGAAGAGTATGTTTTTCAGGTATTGCGCGCCGGGGCTTTGGGTTATGTGTTAAAACAGTCCGATTCTTCGGAGGTGCTGATGGCTATCCGGGCGGTACTTGCCGGTGGGTCATTTTTAAGCCCCCCTATCTCGCGGGCGGTCATTGACAACTACGTGTCTCGGGCCGAAACGCGAGGGCGGGACAGCAGCCAGGATTTGCTCACTTCACGGGAGCGGGAAGTGTTGCAACTGCTGGCCGAGGGATTGGCCAATCGGGAGATTGCCCAACAACTGAATATCAGCGTTAAAACCGTAGAAACCCATCGCAGTAATATGATGAGCAAATTAAACTTAACCGGTAAAACCGAGTTGGTAAAATATGCGTTGCGTAAAGGTTGGGCCGCTTTAGAAGAATAGCTATTGTTTGGCCTCCAAATTTTTTTTGGCCCTTAACCCCTATCTTGGTAAAAGATAGGGGTTTTTCTTTGGCCAGATCAGGGTTTTCCCGATACTCAGGCCTGGATTTTTGTAATAAACTAAAAAGTAGGAGCAGGCTATGTCCCGGCATCAACGTGTTTTAGTGGCAGATAGCAGTAAATATTTTAACAATTCAATCTGGCGCATGCTCATTCCCGAAACCGAATTTGAGATAGTGGGCCTGTCTGGCAACAGCAACGAAACCGTAGAAATGGCTTACACCCTCTCCCCCGACATCATTTTGGTTGACCTATCTCATTCTGAAATCTGTGGGTTACAAACGGTTTTGGCTTTGCACGCCATCTATCCCCAGGTGCCCATTATCACCTTCAAGCCCATCTCTTCTCCCGAATACACCCAGGCCGCCTTTGCCGCCGGGGCAGCCGCCTGTTTGACCAAATCCGAGATGGCTGATGGACTATTGCAGACTTTGCGCGCACTAAGGCCTGCCCAGATTCCGGCTCCTGAAAGTATATTGGCTCAGGGTCAGGTTTAGCCGGAGTAGAATTAAGGAGAATAACTTATGTTCACCAAACTCAAACACAAGCTGGAACACCGGAAACAGTTGGCGTTTAGCCGGGAAAAAGGTCAAAGCCTGGTAGAAATGGCCATTATTACGCCCTTATTGCTTTTATTATTTATTGGCGTTTTTGAGGTCGGTTGGGCGCTGCGCGGTTACCTGGTGCTAACAAGTATGAACCGGGAAAGCACCCGCTTTGCCATAAAAAATGGGGTATTAAATTATTCCGTCAAAGACCCTACGACGGTAGGCTACGACATTGTCTTATCACATACCCTGAATAGTATGGCGGAACAATTGCCGCTGGACTTTGATGCCGGCACCTCCAATGCTACGGTCATTATGTCGCATTTTGTAATTGATACCGGATATCCTTGTGTCAAGTACCAGGGCGGCGACCCGGTAGTGCCCTACGAATTCAACCCCACCTGCAATTGTAATGAAAGTAACCCCGATCACCCCCAATGGTTTACCAAAGATGATCTGATTCTGCATCCAGACACGCCGGGTTACGCATATTACGCTCAAACCTACGGCGTCCATCAAGACACCCGGCTGGGCGGGGGCGATTACGCAACCGTGGCCAAACAATTGGCGCTTGAAAATAATCAGATGAACTGCAATGTTTTAAAAACCGGCACGGCAGGTGAATTATCAAGCAACAACATGATTATCACCGAGGCGTTTTATGAGCAGCCGCAATTGTTAAGCGTGCCTTTTATCTCCAACGCCCTCACCGATCCCATTCCGTTTTACACCCATACTGCCATGCGCATTGTCGCCTCCCGGGATGCCGACACTACCAACACGGTTGGCCCTACCTGTGAACTGTTGCCCATTACTTTTCCGGAAGACGCGCTGGCCGGCGATCCAGACGACCCGCCTGAACAGAAAATTGATGCGTATGAAGGCAGCGCGTCGGGCAACTTTGGCTGGATATATTGGAACTCGAATATCAACGAAACCAAGGGCATCAATTACATTGAAGAGTCGTTGGCCAATCCCCGCCTGTCAATGACCGATTTTACGGCGGATGAAGACGACCCCGATCATCCTAATGACCACACTATCAACATCGGCGATTGGGTGGCCGGCCGAACAGGGGTTGGCAATAATAATGACATCGAAGATCTGTTAGAGTCATACCGGGGCAAGACTGTACTGATACCTGTTTATAAGCAAGTTGGCCCTAAAGGTGGGGCCAAAGCCTCCTACGAGATTTCTCACTTTGCCCGGGTGGTTATTGACGAGATTTGTTTGCCGCGCAACAACTGTATTGACCCCAATACCGGCAAAAAGATTTCAGGCTCCAATAAGTTGATCAGGGCTACCTTTTTGTACTATGATGACGAAGCCTGTTCTGATGGCAGTGAGGTTGGCGGCGGCGGTGGCGGCAACAATCCTCCCGTAGCGGTAGATGATGCCATAGCTACCCCCAAAAATACGCCGGTAATCATCAATGTGCTAAATAATGACAGCGATCCCGATGGGAATCCCCTGACGATAGACTCGCTAACCCAACCGGCTAAAGGCACGGCGGTAAATAATGGCGATGGCACCATCACTTACACTCCCAAAAATAACAATGTCGGTTCATACCAGTTTACCTACACCATCAGCGATGGTCATGGGGGCACAGCCGCAGCTACCGTAACGGTTACCGTGGGCGGGACAAATGCGCCGCCGGTAGCCGTAGATGATAGCGCCAGCACCGAGGAGGATACGTCGGTGACCATTGATGTATTGGGCAACGATAGCGACCCTGACGGAGACACCCTGATAGTGGACTCTGTTGGCGCGCCAGGCCACGGCAGTGTGGTCAATAATGGCAATGGGACCATTACCTACACCCCAAATGCAGGTTTCACCGGCACTGATAGCTTTACTTATAGTATCAACGATGACAACGATGGCGTTGCCACGGCTACGGTCACAGTTACCGTTAATCCGGCCAATAGGCCGCCGGTAGCGGTGAATGATAACGCCACCACCGACCAGACTGTTGCCGTGGTGATCAATGTGCTGAACAACGATAGTGACCCCGACGGCGATGCCCTGGCGGTAGATTCTGTTACTTTGCCGGGTAATGGCAGTGTGGTGGATCATGGCAATGGAACCGTTACCTATACCCCCAACGGCAACTTTAACGGCACGGACACCTTTAACTATACTATCAGCGATGGGCGCGGCGGCACAGCCACCGCCCAGGTATCGGTGACGGTTATTCCCAACAATCCCCCGGTGGCGGGAGACGATAGCGCAACCACAAACAAGCGCTTGGCTGTAACCATTGATATAGGCAGCAATGATAGCGATATAGATGGGGATGCGCCGCTTATTTTTAGCGATTTTAGCACTCCTACCGCAAACGGTGGAACGGTGATGTATAATGGAAATGGTTCGGTAACCTACACCCCCGCTTTTAACTTTACCGGCGCTGATACCTTCACCTACCTGGTCAGCGATGGCAAAGGCGGTTCTGATGTGGGCACGGTAACGGTGGATGTCCAACAGCCTGCCATTGTTTATGTCCAATCTATTGATGTTCGGGTTGTCAGCTACTCTCGCAACAGATATCGAGGCATTGCCGATATAACCGTGGTAGATGGAAATGGCGCGCCAATTCGGAACGCTACCGTTGAAGGGACTTGGTCTGGCCCGCAGCCCGGCAGTGGTTTGGATACAACCAACTACAGCGGGGTGGCTACAGTTCAGACGGCCAGAAC
The genomic region above belongs to Anaerolineae bacterium and contains:
- a CDS encoding response regulator; protein product: MSRHQRVLVADSSKYFNNSIWRMLIPETEFEIVGLSGNSNETVEMAYTLSPDIILVDLSHSEICGLQTVLALHAIYPQVPIITFKPISSPEYTQAAFAAGAAACLTKSEMADGLLQTLRALRPAQIPAPESILAQGQV
- a CDS encoding VWA domain-containing protein; translated protein: MPTVSSKIKRFVSRRIPQQKGQSIIILAFAFMGLIAMLGLALDLGLVYIERTRIKRAVDAATLAAVVELPNEEKAYLRAIGYLDQNGYRLRNPAGQPQVNVYVRGCAHDGYLREANFKNYHDTTTAPIRATKLVSDTSGTQNILYHLYFPSTGNPVADPVGEFYIDTRSYQSKVSGVYSPDIEQCNPGADILGTANKIFINGDIPVGMNFMQFFGFGEVPVSDEAIAQNVTNLDVAVVFDMSGSMQFDTNCFGCYEPYGEGTIDWDDLPTHDPNFSIQYPNPAYLHPIPTDHLPKGTMTAGSGGIGNNTGQLCWQRDSNTVEYYTIGGSGDARRYVVIEAELYSLNTSLLAGFYRQPGRGYWAVQHTNWRTVDRMMGSGSTAVGAMPILSSYSRGSWVSHHPYVSWSLSPDPPTFLGVPFGHDYTLDEARNKPNDVPSLEYDFVTASDWETSTTNDDTRIWARVQAGYTYWAEGDRIIYWAVYEYEDLYTAAGGDPTLATPLGSGQIEKSRTDQKAYSGAAYGGADADDWRWTELTSTSTKLNLENGKRYTLKIWAGQTGYDIDQIVIGNRNDTSFTGNYNSGSTNLQATRGSAFRQACNRCNPIYGLTVDQADCVHPIDNGASTVKHDDYDQSDPNNNPLFSGYQPIRGAKESLKRFISKLDPQFDQVGIVSYSTSTPSAGRTELRCRRYLPASQCFMGTNPISFTEVLETVEMLPPNGSTNMAEGMMRGLEMLGIDPPDGLGGALDNTCQDPTDHCSRGGAARRILIVMTDGIANLDPGGVCDDNNSAYYTLWPPDTYSSDSEAQATDCAMFYAKVAAENNVTIYTIGLGNGVDVEFLEAIATLPGSNGQYFGALSPAQLDGIFDTILKSVSVRLIQ
- a CDS encoding response regulator transcription factor, yielding MFQARVLLVEDHIVVRQGIKALLSDEPDIEIVGEADNGREALPLVETLQPNLVLMDISMPGLNGIEATRQILQRYPQVKVIILSMHASEEYVFQVLRAGALGYVLKQSDSSEVLMAIRAVLAGGSFLSPPISRAVIDNYVSRAETRGRDSSQDLLTSREREVLQLLAEGLANREIAQQLNISVKTVETHRSNMMSKLNLTGKTELVKYALRKGWAALEE
- a CDS encoding GAF domain-containing sensor histidine kinase, with the protein product MNQIAPVLDIISSLSAPAALDELLAEFIAKTVQLAGADGGTVFKGQAKSDTIIVLANYVSPAVSTPFGDVSHQGAAYPLAHYPAMAQALRAQTPLLVRVDDPAVAEADKELLSAFHWTGALLIPMARQQQAVGLLSLYVVNWRDGQFTAEVVQLCQTLANQAALILENDRLYHEVEDGQLIAEAMQVIGRALASELDYERIVRNVADFAYRLVNAQFVYVAVPENEGFRLVARAGWDRPDTGAGCKSNATLNFLDHHPLAQAVREKRPIIIADTLDRAILAPGPEKDGSDWRAMVAAPLLSHNRVVGVLAAYAVQPNCFKANDVATLMSLASQAAVAIQNAQFFAQLGAQRQELRQVSLRLVNAQEEERRRISRELHDELGQALTALKINLDVARRSLPPEAAPKLKQSVHEAGSLAVQTLEIARNLSLELHPAILDDLGLVSALRWEVDRYEQRTGQAVHLKTDLADAALQPELEITIYRLIIEALTNVARHAQADSVLVQVGVKNGQVIIRVEDDGVGFDMAGWLSSPAARQSLGLVSMRERAGLLGGQLDVISQPGLGTRILAKLPLSR
- a CDS encoding pilus assembly protein, with protein sequence MKQFIISWRQKLNGSKRGQSLVEMAIITPLLLFLFLGVFEVGWALRGYLVLANVNRETVRYGVKNGILDYSIKDPATVGYDVVLSHTLNSLSDQLPLKFDAGDSNATIIMSHFYVDTGYPCIIYQGVNPKVPYEFDPTCDCNEDNPADPQWFTRDDLILHPDTPGYAYYAQIYGINKTTRLGGGSYQAMADQLALENNQLNCNVLKTGTTGELSSNNVFIAETFYDQPQLLGVPFLANRLTNPIPFYTHTAMRIVVSRDANTTNSVGPTCTVYPITFPQLVNPITGTTVIDAYEGAPPGGFGWLNWDPGDNSNTYVAEELHNPVLTMHDFMGLKPSPDLSPDPTNTGFNVGDWVSGKTGVSNSDAVMDELEKLVNKTILVPVYDTHGGSGSNKGYHVAHIARITINKICLPRSSASCYTPGSKSIHATFEGYADESCQ